Proteins encoded together in one uncultured Desulfosarcina sp. window:
- a CDS encoding tetratricopeptide repeat protein: MNSDKQAIPVAISKNISLDVETAFNIALKLHQGGHLDAAEMLYRRILDATPEHLDTLHFFGLLCNHQQRQEEAAILIQRIISADPENADAHNNLGNVFDGMGRMKEAEACYRNAVALNPDHAPALNNLGVMLMARKAITEALAAYHRAVNLSPNISNFRYNLGNALRKCGQIDEAVASYRKAVELEPTHVGAWQGLSRTLVDAGRREEAAGVFNEWIEKDPKNPIALYQQAACLGLEAPDRAPDAFVQKTFDDMAGRFDDHLQKKLDYRAPQLIVEALVELLPPPNESLGILDAGCGTGLCGPLIKPYARKLVGVDLSAGMLVRARGSGTYDELVQAELTGFLQSQKDAFDLILSVDTLCYFGELTSVLSGAAQALRPGGVLAFTLEDAGDATDNWQLNPHGRYAHSQRYITQRLKDAGFAVTRIDSVVLRKEGGEPVNGQLVVTTI, translated from the coding sequence ATGAACAGTGACAAACAAGCCATCCCGGTGGCTATCTCGAAAAATATTTCCCTGGATGTTGAGACCGCTTTCAATATCGCTTTAAAATTGCACCAAGGAGGCCACCTGGATGCTGCCGAAATGCTCTATCGGCGAATCCTTGACGCGACCCCGGAACATCTCGATACCTTGCATTTCTTCGGTCTGCTCTGCAATCATCAACAGCGGCAAGAGGAGGCGGCAATCTTGATTCAGCGCATCATTTCAGCGGATCCGGAAAATGCCGACGCTCACAACAACCTGGGCAATGTTTTTGATGGCATGGGCCGGATGAAGGAGGCCGAAGCCTGCTACCGTAACGCCGTTGCATTGAATCCCGACCATGCCCCGGCCCTTAACAATCTTGGCGTGATGCTGATGGCTCGCAAAGCGATTACAGAGGCTTTGGCGGCATATCACCGGGCCGTCAATCTATCTCCGAATATTTCCAATTTCAGGTATAATTTGGGCAACGCGCTGCGAAAATGCGGGCAGATTGACGAAGCCGTGGCTTCCTACCGCAAAGCCGTCGAACTGGAACCGACCCACGTCGGAGCATGGCAGGGCCTCAGCCGGACGCTGGTCGATGCCGGGCGCCGGGAAGAGGCGGCCGGGGTTTTCAACGAGTGGATCGAGAAAGATCCCAAAAACCCCATCGCCCTTTACCAGCAGGCCGCCTGCCTGGGGTTGGAGGCACCCGATCGGGCGCCGGATGCTTTTGTGCAGAAGACGTTCGATGATATGGCCGGCCGTTTCGACGATCACCTACAGAAAAAGCTCGACTACCGGGCCCCGCAATTGATAGTGGAAGCACTTGTCGAGTTGCTGCCCCCACCGAATGAAAGCCTGGGCATCCTCGATGCCGGCTGCGGCACCGGTTTGTGCGGCCCTTTGATCAAACCCTATGCAAGAAAGCTGGTTGGCGTGGATTTGTCCGCCGGGATGCTGGTGCGGGCCAGAGGCTCGGGCACCTATGATGAACTCGTGCAGGCCGAACTCACCGGATTTTTACAAAGTCAAAAAGACGCCTTCGATTTAATCCTTTCGGTAGATACCTTATGCTATTTCGGGGAGTTGACATCGGTTCTGTCAGGCGCTGCGCAGGCGCTAAGACCTGGCGGAGTGCTGGCGTTTACGTTGGAGGATGCAGGGGATGCAACTGACAACTGGCAATTGAATCCTCATGGCCGATATGCTCATAGCCAACGCTATATAACCCAGAGGCTTAAAGACGCTGGATTTGCAGTGACGCGAATCGATTCGGTGGTCCTGCGCAAGGAAGGCGGTGAACCGGTAAACGGGCAGCTGGTGGTAACGACGATATGA
- the tssI gene encoding type VI secretion system tip protein TssI/VgrG encodes MKYTQENRLIAIQTPLGEDELLLSRFSGSEGISRLFEFELELFSENHAIDFKKIIGKEISVRIQIDDEKKRFFHGIVSRFSQKSGENTVGTEKATFSYYTATMVPFFWMLTQTADSRIFQEKSTPDIIEQIFKDQKVINYEINLKGSYDPKEYCVQYRETDYNFVCRLMEQEGIHYYFRHEEGKHTLVVADASEGNDPCPNKSEVAYQVSASALGGEDKIFEMEMQQEIRVAKYTVNDYNFKAPNSDLKTEVETQEPLGSGEREIYDYPAEYPTLDEGDRLANIRIQEEECQVTTITGSSRCRDFSSGHTFDLKEYYRKEMNDKSYLLTAVVHEASEPIATGGSEGTADYSNRFVCIPLDVPFRPPRTTPKPVAEGTQPAVVVGPSGEEIYTDEFGRVKVQFIWDREGKKDENSSCWVRVSQQWAGAGWGAMFIPHIGHEVIVDFEEGDPDRPVITGRVYNGNNKPHDILPDEKTKSVIRSWNDNDIVIEDKDGDKHIHIMQANGNEIILHEGTPSIDINQACGNFIHMRDGEGIHIQDHFGNEVKLDAAAGTLKVRSPSHESVMELGKSIQMTTNSNWLSSTSGMIKHDVKGDLFEITGGNKSDIVKGKINVAWDGAEVKLHGGAVSDTFVGAKHETLVGVKASVNASKEVNKNALSRDRKASGHLYYGSSAYIHLEGPGTELKLNSSAAELKAGATYVIVENGDSVMVKAASDIELVAGGDIHLKGGNIILNGNVVGKKTVENPSIKATK; translated from the coding sequence ATGAAGTACACCCAGGAAAACAGATTGATTGCCATCCAGACTCCTTTGGGAGAGGACGAGCTGCTGCTTTCCCGTTTCTCGGGAAGCGAGGGGATTTCGCGTCTTTTTGAATTCGAGCTGGAACTTTTTTCGGAAAATCATGCCATCGATTTTAAGAAAATAATCGGCAAGGAGATATCGGTCAGAATTCAGATCGATGACGAGAAAAAGCGGTTTTTCCACGGAATCGTTTCCCGGTTTTCCCAGAAGAGTGGAGAAAATACGGTTGGGACGGAAAAAGCCACGTTTTCCTATTACACCGCCACCATGGTGCCCTTTTTCTGGATGCTGACGCAAACGGCGGATTCGAGAATTTTTCAGGAGAAAAGCACACCGGATATCATCGAACAGATTTTCAAAGACCAGAAAGTAATCAATTACGAAATCAATCTAAAGGGTTCCTATGACCCCAAAGAGTACTGCGTTCAATACCGTGAAACGGACTACAATTTCGTCTGCCGTCTGATGGAGCAGGAGGGCATCCATTACTATTTCAGGCATGAGGAAGGCAAACATACCCTGGTTGTCGCCGACGCCTCGGAAGGCAACGATCCCTGCCCGAACAAAAGCGAGGTGGCATACCAGGTCAGCGCATCCGCTCTGGGCGGTGAGGACAAAATCTTCGAAATGGAGATGCAGCAGGAGATCCGCGTCGCCAAATACACGGTCAACGACTACAATTTCAAGGCTCCCAACTCGGATCTGAAAACCGAGGTGGAAACCCAGGAGCCTCTTGGAAGCGGCGAAAGGGAGATTTACGACTATCCCGCCGAGTACCCGACTTTGGACGAAGGGGACCGGCTGGCCAACATACGCATCCAGGAAGAGGAGTGCCAGGTGACCACGATAACCGGTTCCAGCCGGTGCCGGGATTTTTCCAGCGGGCACACCTTCGACCTTAAGGAATACTATCGCAAGGAGATGAACGATAAGTCTTATCTTCTTACCGCTGTTGTCCATGAAGCCAGCGAGCCCATCGCGACAGGCGGTTCCGAGGGCACGGCCGACTACAGCAACCGGTTCGTTTGCATCCCTCTGGACGTTCCTTTCCGGCCGCCGCGGACGACGCCCAAACCGGTCGCCGAGGGCACCCAACCCGCGGTGGTTGTGGGACCGTCAGGAGAGGAGATCTATACGGACGAATTCGGGCGGGTGAAGGTCCAGTTCATCTGGGACCGCGAGGGAAAGAAGGACGAAAACAGTTCCTGCTGGGTGCGGGTCAGCCAGCAGTGGGCCGGAGCGGGCTGGGGAGCCATGTTCATTCCTCACATCGGCCACGAAGTGATCGTCGATTTCGAAGAGGGTGATCCGGACCGACCGGTCATCACCGGACGCGTATACAATGGGAACAATAAACCCCACGACATCCTGCCCGACGAAAAGACAAAAAGCGTCATCCGCAGTTGGAACGACAACGATATCGTCATTGAGGACAAAGATGGGGATAAACACATCCATATCATGCAAGCCAACGGCAACGAGATCATTCTGCACGAAGGCACCCCCAGCATCGATATCAACCAGGCCTGCGGCAATTTCATCCATATGCGGGACGGTGAGGGGATCCACATTCAGGATCATTTTGGCAATGAAGTCAAACTCGATGCTGCAGCCGGCACACTGAAAGTTCGCTCGCCAAGTCATGAATCGGTCATGGAACTGGGCAAAAGCATCCAAATGACAACCAACAGCAATTGGCTTTCCAGTACCTCCGGAATGATAAAACATGACGTTAAAGGTGATCTGTTTGAAATCACCGGCGGCAATAAAAGCGATATCGTTAAAGGGAAGATCAATGTCGCCTGGGACGGCGCGGAAGTAAAATTACATGGCGGCGCCGTCTCGGATACCTTCGTAGGGGCCAAACACGAGACGCTGGTCGGAGTCAAGGCTTCGGTGAATGCCTCGAAGGAGGTCAATAAGAATGCGCTCAGCCGGGATCGCAAGGCAAGCGGCCATCTTTATTATGGTTCCAGTGCTTATATCCATCTTGAAGGTCCGGGAACGGAACTGAAGCTGAACAGCAGTGCCGCGGAATTGAAAGCCGGTGCAACCTATGTGATTGTTGAAAACGGCGATAGTGTCATGGTCAAGGCGGCTTCAGACATTGAACTCGTTGCCGGCGGCGATATCCACCTGAAAGGGGGTAATATCATCCTTAACGGCAATGTCGTCGGGAAAAAGACTGTCGAAAATCCAAGTATTAAAGCGACCAAATAG
- a CDS encoding type VI secretion system contractile sheath large subunit: MADPITFESIGVSMSTHPEGPRARPQADTPCKILIIGDFSGRANRGVETDGSDIDRRTLYRVDRDNDDSVMEKMGVSLQLQWEEGRMPPVELAFAEMEDFHPEQIFYRTPIFKALKKSRRQLLDPETAAEIIGRLSKEKTPTPETDAPGPSPSPGAAKIDFSVETTGGLLDQVLDASSSDANTPGYTKPQTDWDRFLGAVVGPHLVPDIGDEQDAMVAAVDRSISETMRGILHHPDFQALESAWRALRFCLRRLETDETMRIYLLDATRREVAADLTANEDIRDTALYKKLRSAVLADSQQAPWSFLAGVYTFSREKTDAVTLARLGAMGQILDAPFVGAADAGLVGAPSLADNPDPSDWTLECDPNGEKAWRVLRTLPEAAWVGLAMPRFIIRWPYGEKTDPVDAFDFEEIADPANHEDYLWTNPVFALIQVFGRTFTHHGWDWSRGLVAGIDDLPLIVAADGEEKAVRSCAEVFFSERALEILVANGIMPLVAFKDTGRIGLARLQSIADPPGLLCGPWTR; encoded by the coding sequence ATGGCCGACCCCATCACCTTCGAGAGCATCGGCGTTTCCATGTCCACCCATCCGGAGGGGCCACGGGCCAGGCCGCAGGCGGATACGCCTTGCAAGATTTTGATCATAGGCGATTTCAGTGGAAGGGCCAACCGGGGGGTGGAGACCGACGGCTCCGATATTGATCGACGCACGCTTTATCGGGTGGACCGGGATAATGACGATTCGGTAATGGAGAAGATGGGTGTATCTTTGCAACTGCAATGGGAAGAAGGCCGGATGCCACCCGTGGAACTGGCCTTCGCGGAGATGGAAGATTTCCATCCGGAGCAGATCTTTTACCGCACACCGATTTTCAAGGCCCTGAAAAAGAGCCGCCGGCAGTTGCTGGACCCGGAAACGGCTGCAGAAATCATCGGCCGGCTTTCAAAAGAAAAGACCCCGACACCCGAAACCGATGCCCCCGGCCCGAGTCCGTCGCCGGGTGCAGCCAAGATCGATTTTTCCGTCGAGACCACCGGTGGTCTTCTCGATCAGGTCCTGGACGCCAGTTCTTCCGACGCGAACACGCCCGGGTACACCAAACCGCAAACCGATTGGGATCGTTTCCTGGGAGCTGTTGTCGGACCGCATCTGGTGCCGGATATCGGCGACGAGCAGGATGCCATGGTGGCCGCGGTGGATCGTTCGATTTCCGAAACCATGCGCGGCATCCTCCATCACCCGGATTTTCAGGCCCTCGAATCGGCCTGGCGCGCGCTGCGTTTTTGCCTGAGAAGGCTGGAAACCGACGAGACGATGAGAATTTACCTGCTGGATGCAACCCGAAGGGAAGTCGCGGCGGACCTGACGGCCAACGAGGACATTCGGGATACGGCGCTTTACAAAAAGTTGCGTTCGGCGGTCCTTGCGGACAGCCAGCAGGCGCCGTGGTCCTTTTTGGCGGGCGTGTACACCTTTTCCAGGGAAAAAACGGATGCGGTGACATTGGCCCGACTGGGCGCCATGGGACAGATCTTGGACGCCCCGTTTGTGGGGGCGGCCGACGCCGGCCTGGTGGGTGCCCCGTCCCTGGCCGACAACCCGGATCCATCGGACTGGACCCTGGAATGCGATCCGAACGGCGAAAAGGCCTGGCGGGTGCTGCGAACCCTGCCCGAGGCTGCCTGGGTAGGGCTGGCGATGCCCCGGTTTATCATTCGTTGGCCCTATGGAGAAAAGACCGATCCGGTGGATGCCTTCGATTTCGAAGAGATTGCAGACCCGGCCAACCATGAAGATTACCTTTGGACAAACCCGGTCTTTGCCTTGATTCAGGTTTTTGGACGCACCTTCACCCATCATGGATGGGACTGGTCCCGGGGACTGGTTGCCGGGATCGACGACCTGCCGTTGATTGTTGCGGCGGACGGCGAGGAAAAAGCCGTCAGATCCTGCGCCGAAGTTTTTTTTAGCGAACGGGCGCTGGAGATTCTCGTTGCCAACGGGATCATGCCATTGGTCGCCTTCAAGGACACGGGCAGAATCGGACTGGCACGATTACAATCCATTGCCGATCCGCCGGGCCTTTTGTGCGGCCCCTGGACCCGGTAG
- a CDS encoding DUF3540 domain-containing protein, translated as MTQKATVVPLPSKTSIIEPATVTGTCDPQGFVPVSYQGESVQHARMAVHPRPVLAAGDEVLTMKDGRGAIYIVGILSCKSEVEEPSRKIQLSDGTTVRIDRSGVDESLKLYSRTNELLIDYRSRTGTMTIKAVSGDMAFSAPNGSIAFHSGKEIDLNAGHVAVNAETDLRIGVQDAGGSSGPALSMRNRKMELTAPVFDLTAQRAQLFLQETRIAGKKLLGRIGSVQFVASKIESAADTVMARARNVYRTISELSQLKAGRQRTLVEGTSHTKAQKTIMKSETDFKVKAEKIHLG; from the coding sequence ATGACACAAAAAGCCACGGTTGTTCCCCTGCCTTCCAAAACATCGATCATCGAACCGGCAACCGTAACCGGGACCTGCGACCCGCAAGGCTTTGTGCCGGTATCTTACCAGGGAGAATCGGTTCAGCATGCCCGCATGGCCGTTCACCCGCGACCGGTGCTGGCTGCCGGCGACGAAGTGCTGACGATGAAAGACGGGAGGGGGGCGATTTATATTGTCGGTATTTTGTCCTGCAAAAGCGAGGTCGAGGAACCTTCCCGAAAGATCCAGTTGTCCGATGGGACTACGGTGCGCATCGATCGTTCCGGGGTCGACGAATCGCTGAAATTGTATTCCCGCACCAATGAACTGCTGATCGATTATCGCTCCCGTACCGGAACGATGACCATAAAGGCGGTTTCCGGGGATATGGCCTTTTCCGCCCCCAACGGCAGCATTGCCTTTCACAGCGGCAAGGAGATCGATCTGAATGCCGGCCATGTAGCGGTCAATGCCGAAACCGATCTGCGGATCGGGGTGCAGGATGCCGGCGGATCGTCGGGACCGGCGCTTTCCATGCGCAATCGCAAAATGGAATTGACCGCGCCGGTTTTTGATCTTACCGCCCAACGGGCACAACTTTTTTTGCAGGAAACCCGAATTGCCGGCAAGAAACTGTTGGGGCGCATCGGCAGTGTTCAGTTCGTGGCCAGTAAGATCGAGTCCGCTGCCGACACGGTTATGGCGAGAGCCAGGAATGTCTATCGGACCATTTCCGAGTTAAGCCAGTTGAAAGCCGGGCGTCAGCGGACGCTGGTCGAAGGGACCAGCCACACGAAAGCACAGAAGACCATCATGAAATCGGAAACGGATTTCAAAGTCAAAGCCGAGAAAATTCATCTCGGCTGA
- a CDS encoding DUF2169 domain-containing protein, whose translation MEIINETPFEFAYIAGRLPFPGHSLTLIVKGTFDLVPDGEVVPSEEQQLPTGDEFYEDDEEMQGGPRYASDFAYLKPLADLSLAGHCHAPKGTVVPARRVTFQVGEVVRSLTVYGDRHWIGPVATDPEPFSRLALRYDYSYGGKGFKKNPFGRGYSKTEDENGNAKRYLPNIMHPKEQMATPLSRLEPAGFGPIHREWHQRKSRLGSYKGKYLKTRWPWFAEDMDWRYFNAAPDALQTEFLRGDEALYLENLHPRYQDYRSKLSGIKARCFVNRGAATGTGGEAFSEVAMNLDTLWVDMDNEKVVLAWRGWTEVLSEEFEEIQQILVASEKIDRKSEPVPYYENLLHQRLREEEELWEEKPPPEEPPPEIDDDTDKLIAEAEASYRKAMTDAGLDPDNPPQPSEEDKRKEEQILKDLGVDQWGGEPAPEMTREFVIEQFKESRDLSKMDLSGLDLSDLDFSGGSFQGTIFVKANLAGCRFDNADLTEAMLTDTNLSDTRFPKAILTDADLSRADCTRIDMSGAVLADAIFDNATLADANLGDAKAKGASFIEADLTGARLVKAQLPGADLSTGNLTRADLTDAILSEASLEGAQGPGVVMNGADLTELRASEKSVFANGSFKQVTARESIWETADLSGADFSFSKMEGAGFAKANLTGAKFTAADMKNARFEKADLSDADLVLANLLESSFEGANLTRCDCRNANLYGSEFLNTIVDHTQFANANLKMTKLAESRSA comes from the coding sequence GTGGAAATCATCAACGAAACACCTTTCGAGTTCGCTTACATTGCCGGGCGGTTGCCCTTTCCGGGCCACTCCCTGACGCTGATCGTCAAAGGTACGTTCGATCTTGTTCCCGACGGCGAGGTGGTTCCTTCCGAGGAACAGCAGCTGCCCACCGGAGACGAATTCTACGAAGATGACGAGGAGATGCAGGGCGGTCCCCGCTATGCTTCGGATTTCGCCTATTTAAAACCCCTGGCCGACCTGAGTCTTGCCGGGCACTGCCATGCGCCGAAAGGAACCGTGGTGCCGGCCAGGAGGGTGACCTTTCAGGTGGGAGAGGTGGTGCGTTCGTTGACCGTATACGGCGACCGCCATTGGATCGGCCCGGTGGCGACCGATCCGGAGCCCTTTTCCAGACTTGCGCTGCGCTACGATTACAGCTACGGCGGCAAAGGGTTCAAGAAAAACCCTTTCGGCCGGGGGTATTCGAAAACGGAAGACGAAAACGGCAACGCCAAACGCTACCTGCCCAATATCATGCACCCCAAAGAGCAGATGGCGACCCCGCTTTCCAGACTGGAACCGGCCGGGTTCGGACCGATCCACCGGGAATGGCACCAGCGCAAATCCAGGCTGGGATCTTACAAAGGCAAGTATCTGAAGACCCGCTGGCCCTGGTTTGCCGAAGACATGGACTGGCGCTATTTCAATGCGGCCCCCGACGCGCTCCAGACCGAATTTTTGCGGGGAGACGAAGCCCTTTACCTGGAAAACCTTCATCCCCGATACCAGGATTATCGATCCAAGCTTTCCGGCATCAAGGCGCGCTGCTTCGTAAATCGCGGCGCTGCGACCGGAACTGGCGGAGAGGCCTTTTCGGAAGTGGCCATGAACCTGGACACCCTGTGGGTGGATATGGACAACGAAAAGGTGGTGCTGGCATGGCGCGGGTGGACCGAAGTGCTCTCCGAGGAATTCGAAGAGATCCAGCAGATCCTGGTTGCCTCCGAAAAGATTGACCGGAAATCCGAACCCGTTCCTTACTATGAGAACCTGCTGCACCAACGGTTGCGAGAAGAAGAGGAACTGTGGGAGGAGAAGCCGCCGCCGGAAGAGCCGCCGCCGGAAATCGATGACGATACCGACAAGCTGATTGCCGAGGCGGAAGCCTCCTATCGCAAGGCCATGACCGACGCAGGGTTGGATCCGGACAACCCCCCGCAACCCAGTGAAGAGGATAAACGCAAGGAAGAGCAAATCCTCAAGGATCTGGGCGTCGACCAGTGGGGCGGGGAGCCGGCACCGGAAATGACACGGGAATTCGTGATCGAACAGTTCAAGGAGAGTAGGGATCTCTCCAAAATGGATTTGTCCGGCCTGGATCTCTCCGACCTCGATTTCAGCGGCGGCAGCTTTCAAGGGACGATTTTCGTCAAGGCCAACCTTGCCGGTTGCCGCTTCGATAATGCCGATCTGACGGAAGCGATGCTGACCGATACCAATCTTTCCGATACCCGCTTCCCAAAAGCCATTTTAACCGATGCGGATTTATCCAGAGCCGATTGTACCCGGATCGATATGAGTGGCGCCGTATTGGCCGATGCAATATTCGACAATGCCACGTTGGCCGATGCGAACCTGGGAGATGCAAAAGCCAAGGGTGCCAGCTTCATCGAAGCCGACCTGACCGGCGCCAGGCTTGTCAAAGCGCAGCTGCCCGGAGCCGATCTGTCGACCGGCAACCTGACACGGGCCGACCTGACCGACGCAATTTTGTCTGAAGCCTCGCTGGAAGGCGCTCAAGGACCTGGTGTGGTGATGAACGGTGCCGACCTGACCGAATTAAGAGCGTCGGAAAAGAGCGTCTTTGCCAATGGGTCGTTCAAACAGGTAACCGCCAGGGAATCCATTTGGGAAACGGCCGATCTCAGCGGCGCGGATTTCTCCTTTTCCAAAATGGAAGGGGCCGGTTTTGCCAAAGCCAACCTGACCGGTGCCAAGTTTACCGCCGCGGACATGAAAAACGCCCGCTTCGAGAAGGCCGATCTTTCCGATGCCGACCTGGTTTTGGCGAATTTGCTGGAAAGCAGCTTCGAAGGCGCCAATTTGACGCGGTGCGATTGCCGTAATGCCAACCTGTATGGATCGGAATTCTTGAACACCATTGTCGACCATACGCAATTTGCCAATGCCAATCTTAAAATGACCAAATTGGCCGAAAGTCGAAGCGCGTGA
- a CDS encoding pentapeptide repeat-containing protein, which yields MDGIPDFKALLEQLKAGKAIEGALFSEESLAGMRLPGARLIRTKFDACDLSTSGLTEATLTDVLFNRCTLDGADFSHSDLTGAIVINVSAGNATFTGAVLNGAMIFSDNIPVKDSSLAIVSFEQLDLPQFSVDQLRGLGILGFKQGVSLFGNSDFSGASARNCEFENTELKAATFVETDLEKSRFVQCNLSGADFSRAICKEAEFNRTDLSESRFPTALMVDSLIVACELNGCDFGSANFQGVVFENVDLHKVKQLPANLQRCRFVGSNLVGLDLSYSDLTEAVFVDSDLSGSRFSKSNLGNITITNCRIEGIDFSGMDLSNADFSGAKLKQAKFVGCQLNDTDFSGADLAGADFSGAMMTDAIFAGACLQRANFSGAILDGCDLKQCALEEINLKEAKIRGADFENVDFTRVIVSETIMNTCEMINCRFESMDLSGCDFTDCDFKNSDLKNAILDRANCKQVNFAEADLSGASLRQANCHTANFADAALVGTVFHAADLRCACFADANAMDADFSAARMDRVEFTRSNLVRARLIRVAAPYADFSYAILQDADLSHANVVQACLHMIRDQGARWDGANRKRAESTDKDRAEAELWVPPAPQTGSGSA from the coding sequence ATGGACGGTATTCCTGATTTCAAGGCGTTGCTGGAGCAGCTGAAAGCGGGGAAAGCGATAGAGGGGGCGCTTTTCTCGGAAGAATCGCTGGCCGGCATGCGGCTACCTGGCGCCCGACTGATTCGTACCAAGTTCGACGCCTGCGACCTGTCCACTTCGGGGCTGACCGAGGCAACGCTTACCGACGTGCTGTTCAACCGGTGCACGCTTGACGGAGCGGATTTTTCCCATTCAGATCTTACCGGCGCCATCGTCATCAACGTCAGTGCCGGAAACGCAACATTCACAGGCGCTGTCCTCAACGGGGCGATGATCTTTTCGGACAACATACCCGTCAAGGACTCTTCACTGGCGATTGTCTCTTTCGAACAGCTGGACCTGCCGCAATTTTCCGTCGATCAACTCAGGGGACTCGGCATCCTGGGTTTCAAACAAGGCGTTTCGCTGTTCGGCAACTCCGATTTCAGCGGTGCATCTGCACGGAATTGCGAGTTCGAAAATACCGAATTGAAAGCGGCAACGTTTGTCGAAACCGACCTCGAAAAGAGCCGGTTCGTTCAGTGCAACCTTTCCGGTGCCGATTTCAGCCGAGCTATATGCAAAGAGGCCGAGTTCAACCGGACCGACCTGTCCGAATCGAGATTCCCAACGGCACTCATGGTAGACAGCCTTATCGTGGCCTGTGAATTGAACGGATGCGATTTCGGCAGTGCCAATTTCCAGGGGGTTGTCTTTGAAAATGTGGATCTGCATAAGGTGAAACAACTGCCGGCGAACCTGCAGCGATGCCGGTTTGTCGGATCGAATCTTGTTGGCCTCGACCTGTCCTATAGCGACCTGACAGAAGCCGTCTTCGTCGATTCGGATTTGAGCGGTTCCCGTTTTTCGAAATCCAACCTGGGAAATATTACCATCACCAATTGCCGCATCGAAGGGATCGATTTCAGTGGCATGGATCTCTCCAATGCCGATTTTTCGGGAGCCAAACTCAAGCAGGCCAAGTTTGTCGGCTGTCAGTTGAACGACACCGATTTCTCGGGTGCCGACCTGGCTGGCGCCGATTTCTCCGGGGCAATGATGACCGACGCCATCTTTGCCGGCGCCTGCCTGCAGCGCGCGAATTTCAGTGGCGCGATCCTGGATGGATGCGACCTGAAACAATGTGCCTTGGAAGAGATAAACCTGAAGGAAGCCAAGATCCGAGGCGCGGATTTCGAGAATGTGGATTTTACACGGGTAATCGTCTCGGAAACGATTATGAACACCTGCGAGATGATCAACTGTCGGTTCGAAAGCATGGATTTGAGCGGTTGCGATTTCACCGATTGCGATTTCAAGAACAGCGATCTGAAAAACGCCATCCTGGACAGGGCCAACTGTAAACAGGTCAATTTCGCCGAAGCGGATCTTTCCGGCGCGAGCTTGCGTCAGGCCAATTGCCATACAGCCAATTTCGCCGATGCCGCGTTGGTTGGCACCGTGTTCCATGCCGCCGATCTGCGGTGCGCCTGCTTTGCCGATGCGAACGCCATGGACGCGGATTTTTCGGCGGCGCGGATGGACCGGGTGGAATTCACGCGTTCGAATCTGGTTCGGGCCCGTTTGATCCGGGTTGCGGCGCCGTACGCCGATTTTTCGTACGCGATTCTTCAGGATGCCGACTTGTCCCATGCCAACGTGGTGCAGGCGTGCCTCCATATGATCAGGGACCAGGGCGCCCGTTGGGATGGCGCCAATCGAAAACGGGCCGAATCGACGGACAAGGACCGGGCCGAGGCCGAGTTGTGGGTACCGCCCGCGCCGCAGACCGGGTCCGGATCGGCCTGA
- a CDS encoding DUF4150 domain-containing protein, translating into MPPIFPASTTQGGNTFAIPDVCLTPAPPAPSPVPVPYPNTGMVNQAKKTAKKVKFAGKPVVTKKSEISRSMGDEAGVNKGVTSGMNMDKVTYKKGSAKVKIEGQPCVHLTCMSAHNGMSANMPAGAQVAPSQTKVIVSP; encoded by the coding sequence ATGCCTCCCATATTTCCAGCCTCCACCACACAAGGCGGTAATACCTTTGCGATACCCGACGTCTGCCTGACGCCGGCTCCTCCCGCTCCCAGTCCGGTGCCCGTGCCATATCCCAATACCGGCATGGTTAATCAGGCAAAAAAAACGGCCAAAAAAGTGAAGTTTGCCGGCAAGCCGGTGGTGACCAAAAAATCAGAAATTTCACGCTCCATGGGAGACGAAGCCGGGGTGAACAAGGGTGTCACATCGGGTATGAACATGGACAAAGTGACCTATAAAAAAGGGAGTGCAAAAGTAAAGATCGAAGGGCAGCCCTGTGTGCACCTGACCTGCATGTCCGCCCACAACGGCATGAGCGCAAATATGCCGGCGGGGGCTCAAGTGGCGCCTAGCCAGACCAAGGTGATCGTTTCGCCTTAA